The following are encoded in a window of Prochlorococcus marinus str. MIT 1013 genomic DNA:
- a CDS encoding chlorophyll a/b binding light-harvesting protein, translating into MQTYGNPDVTYGWWAGNAGVTNKSGKFIAAHIAHTGLIAFAAGGSTLWELARYNPEIPMGHQSSIFLAHLASIGIGFDEAGAWTGAGVASIAIVHLVLSMVYGAGGLLHSVLFVGDMQDSEVPQARKFKLEWDNPDNQTFILGHHLLFFGVACIWFVEWARIHGIYDPAIGAVRQVEYNLNLTNIWNHQFDFLAIDSLEDVLGGHAFLAFVEITGGAFHIATKQVGEYTKFKGAGLLSAESILSFSCAGIGWMAVVAAFWCAQNTTVYPEAWYGEALILKFGIAPYWIDSVDLSGGPAFFGHTTRAALANVHYYFGFFFLQGHLWHALRAMGFDFKKVLKEPLPAQLY; encoded by the coding sequence ATGCAGACCTACGGAAACCCGGATGTCACCTATGGTTGGTGGGCTGGAAACGCTGGGGTTACTAACAAATCTGGTAAATTCATTGCTGCTCACATTGCGCATACTGGGCTTATAGCCTTTGCAGCAGGTGGAAGTACTCTTTGGGAACTAGCAAGATACAACCCTGAGATCCCAATGGGTCATCAGAGTTCTATCTTTCTTGCTCATTTAGCTTCAATTGGTATCGGCTTTGATGAGGCTGGTGCTTGGACAGGGGCAGGAGTCGCTTCTATTGCCATCGTACATTTGGTTCTTTCCATGGTTTATGGAGCCGGTGGTTTATTGCATTCAGTCCTATTCGTTGGCGATATGCAAGATTCTGAGGTTCCTCAAGCTAGAAAGTTCAAGCTTGAGTGGGACAACCCAGATAATCAGACATTTATTCTTGGACACCATTTGCTTTTCTTTGGTGTGGCATGTATTTGGTTTGTTGAATGGGCCCGAATTCATGGAATTTATGATCCTGCCATAGGAGCTGTTCGACAAGTTGAGTACAACCTTAACTTGACAAATATTTGGAACCATCAGTTTGACTTCCTCGCTATCGATAGTCTTGAAGATGTACTAGGCGGTCATGCATTCCTAGCATTCGTCGAGATAACAGGTGGAGCTTTTCATATCGCAACCAAGCAAGTTGGTGAATACACCAAATTCAAAGGAGCTGGTCTTCTTTCAGCAGAATCAATTCTTTCATTCTCATGTGCAGGTATTGGTTGGATGGCTGTAGTGGCAGCATTCTGGTGTGCTCAGAACACAACTGTTTATCCTGAAGCTTGGTACGGAGAAGCTTTGATCTTGAAGTTTGGTATTGCTCCTTATTGGATTGATAGTGTCGATCTTTCAGGAGGTCCTGCTTTCTTTGGTCATACCACTAGGGCTGCTTTAGCAAATGTTCATTATTACTTTGGATTTTTCTTCCTTCAAGGTCATCTATGGCATGCTTTAAGGGCAATGGGATTTGACTTTAAGAAAGTTCTTAAAGAGCCTCTTCCAGCGCAGCTTTATTAA
- a CDS encoding chlorophyll a/b binding light-harvesting protein, with product MQSYGNPDVTYDWWAGNSVVTNRSGRFIASHIGHTGLIAFAAGGSTLWELARYNPEIPMGHQSSLFLAHLASIGIGFNEAGAWTGVGVAAIAIVHLVLSMVYGGGALLHAVYFEADVEESEVPRARKFKLEWENPDNQTFILGHHLFFFGVACIWFVEWARIHGIYDPAIGAVRQVNYNLDLTMIWNRQFDFIEIDSLEDVMGGHAFLAFAELTGATIHMVAGSTQWENKRLGEWSKFKGAELLSAEAVLSWSLAGIGWMAIVAAFWAASNTTVYPTEWFGEPLKLQFSVAPYWVDTGDLSDSTAFFGHSTRAALVNVHYYFGFFFLQGHFWHALRALGFDFKKVADAIGNNQGATVRVEGAGFNGRAPR from the coding sequence ATGCAGAGCTATGGAAATCCAGATGTTACCTATGATTGGTGGGCTGGTAATTCTGTGGTCACCAACCGCTCAGGCCGATTTATAGCCTCCCATATTGGGCATACAGGCTTGATCGCATTTGCGGCTGGTGGAAGCACACTTTGGGAGCTTGCCCGTTACAACCCTGAGATCCCAATGGGGCATCAGAGCTCATTATTCTTGGCTCATTTGGCTTCAATTGGAATTGGTTTCAATGAGGCAGGAGCATGGACAGGTGTAGGAGTAGCTGCAATAGCTATTGTTCATTTGGTCTTGTCAATGGTTTATGGAGGAGGAGCTCTTTTGCATGCAGTCTATTTCGAGGCTGATGTTGAAGAAAGCGAAGTCCCTCGTGCTAGAAAATTCAAACTTGAATGGGAAAACCCTGATAATCAAACTTTTATTCTTGGTCACCATTTGTTCTTCTTTGGTGTTGCCTGTATATGGTTTGTTGAATGGGCAAGGATACATGGCATCTACGATCCTGCTATAGGAGCCGTTCGTCAGGTTAATTACAACCTTGATTTGACAATGATTTGGAATCGACAGTTTGATTTCATTGAAATTGATAGTCTTGAAGATGTAATGGGTGGGCATGCTTTCCTAGCTTTTGCTGAATTGACTGGAGCAACTATTCATATGGTTGCTGGTTCAACTCAATGGGAAAACAAGAGACTTGGAGAATGGAGTAAATTTAAAGGAGCTGAATTACTCTCTGCAGAAGCAGTTCTTTCATGGTCTCTTGCTGGTATTGGCTGGATGGCAATTGTTGCTGCTTTCTGGGCTGCATCTAACACAACCGTATATCCAACAGAGTGGTTTGGTGAACCATTGAAATTACAGTTCTCTGTTGCTCCATATTGGGTTGATACTGGAGACCTTTCTGATTCCACAGCTTTCTTTGGTCATTCAACCAGAGCAGCTTTAGTGAATGTTCATTACTACTTTGGTTTCTTCTTTTTGCAAGGTCATTTTTGGCATGCTCTTCGTGCTTTAGGATTTGACTTCAAGAAAGTTGCTGATGCCATTGGTAACAATCAGGGAGCAACAGTTAGAGTTGAAGGCGCAGGTTTTAACGGAAGAGCACCAAGATAA
- a CDS encoding FAD-binding domain-containing protein produces MNIFNKADYKLDTFINNNLALYHKYRNYDYGKGNRSNVSQISKYTSHRILYEYEIIKKLKIIDKKKKFIDEILWRIYWKGYLENHKSIWIEYKNFKNKSYISYMLKAAKEGKTGIDCFDTWIEELRENNYLHNHSRMWFASIWIFTLKLPWQLGAEFFMKHLLDGDASSNTLSWRWVAGMHTNKKPYIATKENINKYTVNRFRNITIKISNKMNLIKTNIHKSNRLPTRGKSSNSIILIMFENDLDIRNRSKLFNSYLKVYLICNGIINYGFELSEKVSKYKESLIENVNKLIPNGVVLKSSELKIFLGDYHCIDVIYPGVGYNLDLIEKYAYQNKTKINYIYRDEDLKYWNYANSGFYKFKKKFYKLNNIN; encoded by the coding sequence ATGAATATTTTCAATAAAGCTGATTATAAATTAGATACTTTCATCAATAATAATCTCGCCTTATACCACAAATACAGAAATTATGATTATGGTAAGGGAAATAGATCAAATGTTTCTCAGATTTCTAAGTACACATCACATAGAATCCTTTACGAATATGAAATCATTAAAAAATTAAAAATAATTGATAAGAAAAAAAAGTTCATAGACGAAATTCTTTGGAGAATTTATTGGAAAGGTTACCTTGAAAATCATAAATCTATATGGATTGAATATAAAAATTTTAAAAATAAATCATATATTTCATATATGCTAAAAGCTGCTAAGGAAGGTAAGACAGGTATAGATTGTTTCGATACATGGATAGAAGAACTTCGCGAAAATAACTATTTACATAATCACTCAAGGATGTGGTTTGCAAGCATATGGATATTTACTTTAAAACTTCCATGGCAACTAGGAGCTGAATTTTTCATGAAACACTTATTAGATGGTGATGCTTCATCAAACACCTTAAGTTGGAGATGGGTCGCTGGCATGCATACAAATAAAAAGCCTTATATAGCAACGAAAGAAAATATCAATAAATATACAGTAAATCGATTTAGAAATATAACAATAAAAATATCGAACAAAATGAATTTAATCAAAACAAACATACATAAATCAAATAGACTTCCAACCAGAGGAAAATCATCTAATAGTATTATACTGATAATGTTTGAAAATGATCTGGATATCAGGAATAGATCTAAGCTATTTAATTCATACTTAAAAGTTTATCTTATTTGCAATGGAATTATTAATTATGGATTTGAGCTCAGTGAGAAAGTCAGTAAATATAAAGAAAGTTTAATTGAAAATGTCAACAAGCTGATCCCAAACGGAGTTGTATTAAAATCGTCTGAACTGAAAATCTTTTTGGGTGATTATCACTGTATAGATGTTATCTATCCAGGAGTTGGTTATAATCTAGATTTGATAGAAAAATATGCATATCAAAATAAAACCAAGATTAATTATATATATAGAGATGAAGATCTTAAATATTGGAATTATGCAAATTCAGGATTCTATAAATTTAAAAAAAAATTTTATAAATTAAATAATATAAATTAA
- a CDS encoding peroxiredoxin has product MKLKIGDQIPSFSLKDQNGKIRASYKSNKPLVLFFYPKDDTPGCTIEVCGFRDKYDLFKILGADVWGISNGDVQSHLKFANKNKLQYPLLCDQNNILRKQFGVAKTLGFLEGRVTYIINSKGIIIHIFEDLLNGPAHIKEAIIALKKLQ; this is encoded by the coding sequence GTGAAACTAAAAATCGGTGATCAGATTCCTTCATTTTCTTTGAAAGATCAAAACGGCAAAATCAGAGCATCGTATAAATCCAATAAACCACTCGTTTTGTTCTTCTACCCAAAGGACGATACACCTGGTTGCACGATTGAAGTTTGTGGCTTTCGAGACAAATATGACCTCTTTAAAATTTTAGGAGCTGATGTATGGGGGATTAGTAATGGAGATGTTCAAAGTCATCTTAAATTTGCAAATAAGAATAAACTTCAGTACCCATTACTTTGTGATCAAAACAATATTCTTAGGAAACAATTTGGAGTAGCAAAAACCCTCGGTTTTCTAGAAGGTAGAGTTACATATATAATAAATAGTAAAGGAATAATAATACACATATTTGAAGACCTATTGAATGGTCCAGCACACATAAAAGAAGCCATAATAGCTTTAAAAAAACTTCAATAA
- a CDS encoding DUF2256 domain-containing protein encodes MKIKLTKNCPKCHRDFQWRKKWAKDWENVIYCSERCRRRKNKDK; translated from the coding sequence GTGAAAATTAAACTCACAAAAAATTGTCCAAAGTGCCATAGAGATTTTCAATGGAGAAAGAAATGGGCTAAGGATTGGGAAAATGTCATTTACTGCTCTGAAAGATGCAGAAGAAGAAAGAATAAAGACAAATAA
- a CDS encoding chlorophyll a/b binding light-harvesting protein, translating to MQTYGNPDVTYGWWAGNSRVTNRAGKFIAAHAGHTGLISFAAGASTLWELARFDPSIAMGHQSSIFLAHLASIGIGFDDAGVWTGANVASVAIVHIIASLVYAGGALSHSLLFDGDLADGPGPTTQKFKLEWDNPDNLTFILGHHLIFFGVACIAFVEWARIHGIYDPAIGAVRQVEYNLNLTNIWNHQFDFLAIDNLEDVLGGHAFLAFVEITGGAFHIATKQVGEYTEFKGKNILSAEAVLSFSLAGIGWMAIVAAFWCATNTTVYPEAWYGEPLALKFGISPYWIDTADVSDSNAFAGHTTRAALTNVHYYFGFFFLQGHLWHAIRALGFDFRRVTNAVASLDSAKVTLNG from the coding sequence ATGCAGACCTACGGGAATCCAGATGTCACCTATGGGTGGTGGGCTGGTAATTCAAGGGTTACTAACCGTGCTGGAAAGTTTATTGCAGCTCATGCAGGTCATACTGGCCTAATATCATTTGCTGCGGGAGCTAGCACCCTATGGGAGTTGGCTAGGTTTGATCCTTCTATAGCGATGGGTCATCAAAGTTCTATCTTTCTTGCTCACCTTGCATCTATTGGAATTGGATTTGATGATGCAGGTGTCTGGACTGGAGCGAATGTTGCTTCAGTAGCAATAGTCCATATTATTGCTTCGCTTGTATACGCAGGAGGCGCTCTTTCTCACTCTCTTCTCTTTGATGGTGATTTAGCTGATGGGCCAGGACCTACTACTCAGAAATTTAAGCTTGAATGGGACAATCCTGATAACTTGACATTCATTCTTGGTCACCATCTGATTTTCTTTGGTGTGGCTTGTATCGCTTTTGTTGAATGGGCCAGAATTCATGGAATTTATGACCCTGCCATAGGAGCTGTTCGACAAGTCGAGTACAACCTAAATCTGACCAATATTTGGAATCATCAATTCGATTTCTTAGCTATTGATAATCTTGAAGACGTTCTGGGTGGACATGCATTCCTAGCATTCGTTGAGATAACAGGTGGAGCTTTCCATATCGCTACTAAGCAGGTTGGTGAATATACAGAATTTAAAGGAAAGAACATTCTTTCTGCTGAAGCTGTACTTTCTTTTTCTTTGGCTGGTATTGGTTGGATGGCTATTGTCGCAGCTTTCTGGTGCGCAACAAACACAACTGTTTACCCCGAAGCTTGGTATGGAGAGCCTCTGGCTTTGAAATTTGGTATTTCTCCTTATTGGATTGATACGGCAGATGTTAGTGATAGCAACGCATTTGCAGGTCACACAACAAGAGCTGCATTGACTAATGTCCATTATTATTTTGGATTTTTCTTTTTACAAGGTCATTTATGGCATGCAATCCGTGCATTAGGCTTTGACTTTAGAAGAGTTACAAATGCTGTTGCTAGTTTAGATAGTGCAAAAGTTACTCTTAATGGCTAG
- a CDS encoding cryptochrome/photolyase family protein, with product MRKIFLIFPNQLFKIKKQFFDVKNIALIQDSLFFGCDSQWKQKFHCQKIIFHKATMDSYVEDLKRHGFNVIYIKHKRETRTEDNLNYLAKKGFNYFITYKAFDWSLEKRIKDFSSKNNTKLEIRKNEMFLTCPDISKEIINQKKIYGMQKFYRIQRQKLNILIEKDGSPKGGEWSFDKMNRKKLSTSIKVPQIRYIKTNKFLDNAIKEVSIKYNDYYGKYEKFNYPLTHKEAEEWLENFLVERFNLFGDYEDSINSNHRILWHSVISPLINTGLLTPRQIIDKAWDYYQSENIGINSYEGFIRQIIGWREFILLIYMRNNLELRNGNFWEFEDQPIPSSFYKGNTGLTPLDDSIKNILETGYAHHIERLMIIGNLMLLCRFHPNQVYKWFMELFIDSYDWVMVPNVYGMSQFANGGLFTTKPYISGSNYILKMSNYKFDKWCVTWDSLFWTFIDDYKHKLKKQYRLSMIMRNLEKMDINKKHTHRKNANEFISKLT from the coding sequence GTGAGAAAAATATTCCTGATTTTTCCAAATCAATTATTCAAAATAAAAAAACAATTTTTTGACGTTAAAAATATTGCCTTAATTCAAGATAGCTTATTTTTTGGTTGTGATTCACAATGGAAACAAAAATTTCATTGTCAAAAAATAATTTTTCATAAAGCCACTATGGACTCTTATGTAGAAGATCTCAAAAGACATGGATTTAATGTGATTTATATAAAGCACAAAAGAGAAACTAGGACTGAAGATAATCTTAATTATCTTGCCAAAAAAGGTTTTAATTATTTCATTACTTATAAAGCATTTGATTGGTCATTAGAAAAAAGGATAAAGGATTTCTCATCAAAGAATAATACAAAGTTAGAAATCAGAAAGAATGAAATGTTTTTAACTTGTCCAGACATATCAAAAGAAATTATTAATCAAAAAAAAATCTATGGTATGCAGAAATTCTATAGGATTCAAAGACAAAAACTAAATATTTTAATTGAAAAAGATGGCTCACCAAAAGGAGGAGAATGGAGTTTTGATAAGATGAATAGAAAAAAACTATCTACTTCAATTAAAGTTCCTCAAATCCGATATATAAAAACAAACAAGTTCTTAGACAATGCTATCAAAGAAGTTTCAATAAAATATAACGACTATTATGGTAAATATGAAAAATTTAATTATCCATTAACACATAAAGAGGCTGAAGAATGGTTAGAAAATTTTTTAGTTGAAAGATTTAATTTATTTGGAGATTATGAAGATTCAATCAATTCAAATCATAGAATACTTTGGCATAGTGTTATTTCTCCATTAATAAATACTGGTTTACTTACACCAAGACAGATAATCGATAAGGCCTGGGATTATTATCAATCTGAAAATATTGGAATCAATTCATATGAAGGATTTATAAGGCAGATTATTGGCTGGCGAGAATTTATTCTATTAATTTATATGCGTAATAATTTAGAGCTTCGAAATGGAAATTTTTGGGAGTTTGAGGATCAACCAATACCATCAAGTTTTTATAAAGGGAACACAGGTTTAACACCATTAGACGATTCAATAAAAAATATTTTAGAAACAGGTTATGCTCACCACATAGAAAGATTAATGATAATAGGCAATTTAATGCTTCTATGTAGATTCCACCCAAATCAAGTTTATAAATGGTTTATGGAACTATTTATTGATTCATATGATTGGGTTATGGTTCCAAATGTATATGGAATGAGTCAATTTGCAAACGGAGGGTTATTTACAACCAAACCATATATATCAGGATCAAACTACATCTTAAAAATGTCTAACTATAAATTCGATAAATGGTGCGTAACTTGGGATAGTCTTTTTTGGACATTCATAGATGACTACAAGCACAAACTAAAAAAACAATATCGCTTATCAATGATTATGAGAAATCTAGAAAAAATGGATATTAATAAAAAACATACTCACAGAAAGAATGCCAATGAATTTATTTCTAAGCTTACTTAG
- a CDS encoding chlorophyll a/b binding light-harvesting protein — MQTYGNPDVTYGWWVGNSVVTNRAGRFIGSHIGHTGLICFAAGGSTLWELARYNPEIPMGHQSSIFLAHLASLGIGFDEAGVWTGAGVATIAIFHLIFSAVYGTAGLAHSLLFDPDLKDGPIPTTKKFKLEWDNPDNLTFILGHHLIFFGVANIWFVEWARWHGIYDPAIGEIRTIFPGYGDFGMVYGHQFDFLTIDSLEEVMSGHAFLAFVQISGGAWHIATKQLGEYTEFKGKGLLSAEAVLSWSLAGIGWMAIVAAFWCAQNTTVYPIDWYGEPLALKFGISPYWVDTGDVSDSTAFLGHTTRAALSNVHYYFGFFFIQGHIWHALRAMGFDFRRVVGSVASLATTES, encoded by the coding sequence ATGCAGACCTACGGAAATCCAGACGTCACCTACGGGTGGTGGGTTGGTAATTCTGTGGTGACCAATCGCGCAGGTCGATTCATAGGGTCACATATAGGCCACACAGGTCTTATTTGCTTCGCAGCAGGTGGAAGCACTCTTTGGGAGCTTGCACGCTACAACCCAGAGATACCAATGGGACATCAAAGTTCCATATTTCTTGCTCATTTAGCCTCTCTTGGCATTGGCTTTGATGAGGCTGGTGTATGGACAGGAGCTGGTGTAGCAACAATTGCTATTTTCCATTTGATTTTCTCAGCTGTATATGGAACTGCTGGGTTAGCTCATTCACTCTTATTTGATCCGGACTTGAAAGATGGTCCTATTCCTACCACTAAGAAATTCAAACTAGAATGGGACAATCCAGATAATTTGACATTCATTCTTGGACATCATTTGATTTTCTTTGGGGTTGCAAATATTTGGTTCGTTGAGTGGGCAAGATGGCATGGAATTTACGACCCAGCCATAGGCGAAATCAGAACAATCTTCCCTGGATATGGTGATTTTGGAATGGTTTACGGACATCAGTTCGACTTCCTAACCATTGATAGTCTTGAAGAAGTAATGAGCGGTCATGCATTCTTGGCATTCGTTCAAATAAGTGGTGGTGCATGGCACATAGCTACAAAACAGCTTGGTGAATACACCGAATTCAAAGGCAAAGGATTGCTCTCGGCAGAAGCGGTCCTTTCATGGTCACTAGCCGGCATTGGCTGGATGGCAATTGTTGCTGCATTCTGGTGTGCACAAAATACAACTGTTTATCCAATTGACTGGTATGGAGAACCTTTAGCTTTGAAATTTGGAATTTCTCCTTATTGGGTAGATACTGGAGATGTTTCAGATAGCACTGCGTTTTTAGGCCATACAACAAGAGCGGCTTTGTCAAATGTTCACTATTACTTTGGATTCTTCTTTATTCAAGGTCATATTTGGCATGCTCTTAGAGCTATGGGCTTTGATTTCCGTCGTGTTGTTGGATCAGTAGCTTCTCTAGCAACAACTGAGAGTTAG
- a CDS encoding TIGR03643 family protein, with product MNKKVILKDLSFVEIDRIIEMAWEDRTPFDAIHFQFNLKEKEVINLMRFNLKASSFRMWRKRVSGRKTKHGFPNYKIKFKSSNQK from the coding sequence ATGAACAAAAAAGTCATACTGAAAGATCTAAGTTTCGTAGAGATTGATCGCATCATAGAAATGGCCTGGGAAGATAGAACTCCATTTGATGCAATTCACTTTCAATTCAACCTTAAAGAGAAAGAGGTAATTAATTTAATGCGCTTTAATCTAAAAGCATCTTCTTTCAGGATGTGGAGAAAAAGAGTCTCAGGAAGGAAAACAAAGCATGGCTTCCCTAACTACAAGATAAAGTTCAAGTCATCGAACCAAAAGTGA
- a CDS encoding thiol-disulfide oxidoreductase DCC family protein — MNTPKLTIFFDGGCPLCRREVEFLQSRNQKGFLRFIDIDSSDLPLDLKYGITYKQAMERIHALKSDGSVIKDIKVFQEAYSLIGLGWIYAPTKLPILDKFIEFIYGLWAKYRLKITLRPSIEKLCNKRGCEVS, encoded by the coding sequence ATGAATACACCCAAACTTACTATTTTTTTTGATGGGGGATGCCCATTGTGTAGAAGAGAAGTTGAGTTCTTGCAATCAAGAAATCAAAAGGGATTCCTAAGATTTATTGATATTGATAGTTCTGATCTTCCTCTAGACCTTAAATACGGAATTACTTATAAACAAGCTATGGAAAGAATCCATGCTTTAAAAAGTGATGGTTCGGTAATTAAGGATATTAAGGTTTTTCAAGAGGCTTACAGTTTGATTGGTTTAGGTTGGATTTATGCTCCAACAAAATTGCCCATTCTTGATAAATTTATTGAGTTTATTTATGGATTATGGGCGAAATACAGATTAAAAATAACTCTTCGACCTTCTATAGAAAAATTATGTAATAAAAGGGGTTGTGAAGTCTCCTGA
- a CDS encoding chlorophyll a/b binding light-harvesting protein codes for MQSYGNPDVTYGWWVGNSVVTNKSSRFIGSHVAHTGLICFAAGANTLWELARYNPDIPMGHQGMVSIPHLASIGIGFDPTGTVFDGTSIAFIGVFHLICSMVYAGAGLLHSLIFSEDTQNSSGLFADDRPEHRQAARYKLEWDNPDNQTFILGHHLIFFGVACIWFVEWARIHGIYDPVLGAVRQVEYNLNLTNIWNHQFDFLAIDSLEDVMGGHAFLAFVEITGGAFHIATKQVGEYTEFKGKNILSAEAVLSWSLAGIGWMAIIAAFWCATNTTVYPEAWYGETLALKFGISPYWIDTADMTGVVSGHTSRAWLTNVHYYLGFFFIQGHLWHAIRALGFDFKKVTDSISNLDNARVTLSD; via the coding sequence ATGCAGTCCTACGGAAACCCAGACGTCACTTACGGGTGGTGGGTTGGTAATTCTGTCGTAACAAATAAGTCAAGCCGATTTATTGGCTCGCATGTTGCTCATACAGGATTGATTTGTTTCGCAGCTGGTGCCAACACACTTTGGGAGCTCGCTAGATACAACCCAGATATACCAATGGGACACCAAGGAATGGTGAGTATCCCACATCTAGCTTCCATTGGTATTGGATTTGATCCAACTGGAACAGTATTCGATGGCACATCAATTGCTTTTATCGGCGTATTCCATCTGATTTGTTCAATGGTTTATGCGGGTGCAGGTCTATTGCACTCTTTGATCTTTAGCGAAGATACCCAAAATAGTTCGGGGTTGTTTGCTGATGATCGTCCTGAACATCGTCAGGCAGCAAGATACAAGCTTGAATGGGATAATCCAGATAATCAGACTTTTATTCTTGGTCACCATTTGATTTTCTTTGGTGTTGCATGTATATGGTTTGTTGAGTGGGCTCGAATTCATGGTATTTACGATCCTGTATTAGGAGCAGTTCGACAAGTTGAGTACAATTTAAACTTGACCAACATTTGGAATCATCAGTTTGATTTCTTGGCTATTGATAGTCTTGAGGATGTTATGGGTGGTCACGCATTCTTAGCATTTGTTGAGATAACAGGTGGAGCTTTTCATATCGCTACTAAGCAAGTAGGCGAGTACACCGAATTCAAAGGAAAGAACATTCTTTCTGCTGAAGCGGTACTTTCATGGTCTCTTGCTGGTATTGGTTGGATGGCAATTATTGCAGCTTTCTGGTGTGCAACAAATACAACTGTTTATCCAGAGGCTTGGTATGGAGAAACATTAGCTCTTAAATTTGGTATATCTCCTTATTGGATTGATACTGCTGATATGACGGGAGTTGTTAGTGGCCATACTTCAAGAGCTTGGCTTACAAATGTTCATTACTACCTAGGCTTTTTCTTCATTCAAGGTCACCTTTGGCATGCAATACGTGCTTTAGGCTTTGATTTTAAGAAGGTTACTGATTCAATTAGCAATCTTGATAACGCTAGGGTTACCCTCTCTGATTAA
- a CDS encoding oxidoreductase, which translates to MVRMNQIKTQNGRVFLITGANSGLGYETSKFLLEKGATVIMCCRDLFKGEKAKQKLLKFNSSGKIELVELDLSDLKNVKKAVNFIKKKFDNLDVLINNAGIMAPPKTYSKQGFEIQFAVNHLAHMSLTMELLPMLKDKSNSRVVTVTSGVQYFGKIQWNDLQGNLKYDRWASYAQSKLANVMFGLELNSILKESNSPTSSLLAHPGFARTNLQPKSVEANQSWQEEIAYKLMNPMFQSAKMGALPQIAAATLTSAKGGEQYGPKFNFRGWPKICRNAPEALKKSSRKRLWDISEKLIKNV; encoded by the coding sequence ATGGTTAGAATGAATCAAATTAAGACCCAAAATGGGAGAGTATTCTTAATAACTGGAGCGAATAGCGGTCTTGGTTATGAAACATCAAAATTTCTTCTAGAAAAAGGGGCAACAGTGATCATGTGTTGCAGAGACTTGTTCAAAGGAGAGAAAGCTAAACAAAAACTTTTAAAATTTAATAGCTCTGGAAAGATTGAACTAGTTGAATTAGATTTATCAGATTTAAAAAACGTTAAGAAAGCTGTTAATTTTATCAAAAAAAAATTTGATAACTTAGATGTTTTAATAAATAATGCTGGAATAATGGCCCCGCCAAAGACCTATAGCAAGCAAGGTTTCGAAATACAGTTTGCGGTTAATCATCTAGCTCATATGAGTTTAACGATGGAATTATTACCCATGCTTAAAGATAAAAGCAATTCTAGGGTTGTGACCGTAACCTCGGGCGTTCAATATTTTGGAAAAATTCAATGGAACGATCTACAAGGCAATCTTAAATACGATCGTTGGGCTTCATATGCGCAAAGCAAACTTGCAAATGTAATGTTTGGGTTGGAACTGAATTCAATACTTAAAGAAAGCAATTCACCAACATCATCACTACTTGCTCATCCAGGATTTGCTCGTACAAATTTACAACCAAAGTCAGTCGAGGCCAACCAATCATGGCAAGAAGAAATTGCTTATAAATTAATGAACCCTATGTTTCAAAGTGCCAAAATGGGAGCATTACCTCAAATAGCAGCCGCTACATTAACCAGTGCTAAAGGAGGAGAGCAATATGGTCCAAAATTCAACTTCAGAGGTTGGCCAAAAATATGTAGAAATGCTCCAGAAGCATTAAAAAAGAGTTCAAGAAAAAGATTGTGGGATATAAGTGAAAAACTTATAAAAAATGTTTAA
- a CDS encoding phenylpyruvate tautomerase MIF-related protein — MPFIQINTSSKSVLENDDLLQKDISKMIADLTRKPENYVMTMIQRDTKMTFAGTDEPCCFIKVKSIGSLNPSSMSKSLCELIASKTNINANRIYIEFFDVKASNWGFNGSTFG; from the coding sequence ATGCCATTCATTCAAATCAACACATCCTCCAAAAGTGTTTTAGAAAATGATGATTTGCTCCAAAAAGATATTTCAAAAATGATTGCTGATCTAACAAGAAAACCTGAAAATTACGTAATGACGATGATCCAAAGAGATACCAAAATGACATTCGCTGGAACCGATGAACCATGCTGTTTTATCAAGGTTAAATCAATTGGCTCACTAAACCCCTCTTCAATGAGCAAGTCTTTATGCGAGTTAATTGCATCTAAAACAAATATAAATGCGAATCGGATTTATATTGAATTTTTCGACGTTAAAGCCTCAAATTGGGGCTTCAATGGTTCGACATTTGGATGA